Genomic segment of Calditrichota bacterium:
CGCTCCCAACTAAAACTCTCCGTTTCGCAACCGTCTCGTGTGGTTGCCGAGTGCAACCCTCGTTTTTACCCTACTCGCACCTAAAACTCTCCGACTCTCACCTCACCGCCGCCGAATTGGTTAACAGGCTGGTTGCACACGGGGGTCGGCATAGAGGCGAACCCTCTTCATAACCACTCGCTCCCGCTTGAAGCATCCTCCCGACACGTTCTTCTCCTTCAGGCACAACATATGGTCGGAGGAAGAGTCTGACTTCCCGCTCACAGCCAGTATAGACGGCCGGTCGCGGCTCTATTTTGAGCGGGAGTTCGTCGCCTTCATCAAGATGCGGTTGAGGAAGTTAAAGGATTGGTGAGTGGCGAGGCTTGCAGGTTGGCCGCAATGGTGTTACTTTGGTGGTTACATTGTGAGCCGCGTTCCGAAACGCTGAACGGACGTTGACTCTGCCTTATAGCAAAGGCGGTACAGGCGTTTTGCAGGCATTGGGCTGAGTGCGTGGATTTACCCAAGGTCGTTCGTATCGCTGAAGGATTGGAGTCGTCAAATTACAGCTGATGAATGGCATGAAACGCCTACTGTAATGTGTTTGAAGGCAATATACCGGATGTCAGGTCGAGCCTCCGGACCCAACTTTTTTGCTCAGCGCGTCAAAAAGATGGCTCCAGACTTTGACAGGGCGAATGTCCATTCGTATCTTTGCAACAAAGATGAAAGGATGAGATCGTGAGGATGAGCTAGCGTCCACCACAATACTGCACAAACAAGCAGTATTTGTCCGACCTGCTCACTCAACCGATTTGATCGGCGCGCCGCCCTGTGATGCAGCGACCACCAAGCACCAGGATCGATAACGAGAGAATCCCGGTTTGCAGTCCGAACCCAGACATAGTTTCAGTCCGAAGTCGCATCGGTCAGGGCGAATCCAAACCCCGACCGACGATCGGACTTATCCCCATGAGACATCCCATGCCCCATCGGCGCGTTCGCGCGCATCGATGGAGCGCGTTGATTTAGGGCCACAGGGCTGACCTTGAAGTTGCTGGTTGCATTTTGCCTGATGATCCGATTGGCTCAAGCAACGGAAGTTTTTATCACGACTGATGGATCTGATCGTGATGGTGATGGGAGCGAACAAAGACCTTGGTTGACCATTGCTCAAGCGCTACGAGAGTTGGATGGATCGGCCGAAGACCCACTGACAATTAGGCTCGGTAGCGGCACTTATTCGAGAAGCGAAACTGGCGAGCAATTTCCGATTCGTTTGGAGTCGCACTGCCGGATAATCGGCGCAGGCATTGGAGAGACGATCCTTGATGCTGAGGGCGAAGGAAATGGAGTCAGGCAGGCTGTTATTCTGGACAGTCTGATTAACGTTCATCTAGAGGCATTCACTATTACCCGCGGCGGCGATCCCAATGCTGAGATAGGGAGGGATATGAACGTGCTATTGGGCGGCGGCGTAAAGGTGGCTTACTCGAATGCCATTACTCTGCGTCGCGTTAGGATTGAAAATTGCGTCAATAATGCCGGAGGTGGAATTTATTGCGGGCATTCAAGTAGGATTCTTTTTGCAGAATGTCAGTTTGTGCGTAATGAAGCAAAGCATTGGAACAGCGCATTGCGGGGAGGTGCGGGTATTTTTGTAAAGAGCGTGAATGATTTCGAAATGTCCTCTTGTGCTATTTTGGACAATAGAATAGATGATGTGGCTATTTGGACGGGAAGTGGGGGGATTATAGATCTTTGTAGCGATGTAAGAGTTATAGGCAGCGAAATCTCCGGAAACCGGCTTAGAGGCGGATACGATGGGCCTAACTATGCGGCTGGACTTGCGGTAGGTGCTGCAAATCGACTCCTAATATGCAACAACCAGTTTAGAGACAACCGGTTCACTGATAGCTTTGGTTTAGGAGTTACAGCGGGTTTAGGAGTCGCGCTATTCGTTAGCGGCGGCACGAATGTGCAGATATTTGATAATACATTTATTGATAACTACATAGAATCAATTGAGTACTCAGGATATTCGCTTTATTTAGTTGCAGAACAATTTTCCTTCACACGTAATCTTGTTGTTAGTGGCCGGCCAGCCAATACTAGCGCCCTAATGCTTTGGCCTTCGTGGGAGGAAGTAGGTGTCATTGCCCAAAATAATTTTATGGACGACGGCATTTTCCTTGTTGGCTGGGAAGGTGCTCAAGGCAATGGCCCTCCAACAATTAATTTTGGTGGGGGTGAAGGATGGGGTAATAATCTTCAGTATCTTGTCGGAATTAGGCGTGTGCCAATTCGACACCGCTATAACGCGATGTGGAACTATTGGGGTGAAGACGCTGATCCGATCCATGACCCCCGTGTTGTTAACCCTGCACCTGATACGGCTTTCTTTGTTGAACCATTTGTGCATAATCCAGTTCAAATTACCGAGGATATCTGTTACTCCGCTTTCAATCAGGGATATTATCAGATTACGGGCAGCGATGGCGATTCAATTCGAGGTGGTTTGATGCTTGCCAATCTTTCTCCAACTGAAGTAGATATAGGCATCAGAGGGACTTTTATTAATGCAATAGCATTCGCGCCGGCGTTGCTTCAAACCAATCTTGATTATCTGGAAACGGCCTTTCTGGCATTCTATTTTATTCCAGATACATTCGGTATTTATCGAGATACACTTGAGTTGACCATCAACATCGATGGCGAAGAGGAATTGCGCCGTCTCCCCATTGAAGGTCGCTATTTATCGAATGGTGTATTGGATGATTCCCTACCTTCGGTTCCGTTTGAACTCTGGAGCAGATGTTATCCCAATCCATTTAACTCATTAACATTCATCCAGTTTTCAGTCATTCGTTCCGAGAAAGTTAGCTTGTCAATTTATGATGCTTCAGGCCGCAGACTAATTTACAGGAGTTTAGGAGACTTCAATCCCGGTATCCATACTGTCGCATTTTCCGGAATAGAGTTACCGACTGGCATATACCTCTACTCATTAGGAATATCGCCAAGCGCTCGATTCGGAAGTTTTGAGATCCTTAAATGAACCTAGCACAAACGAAGGAGATCTGTTCCGGATCGCCTTCCAGATCACCGATCAGTATCCCTTCATTGTTGCCCAGGATGTTGTTACCAACGTTGGCAACAAAAAAATCGCCATTGATGAACTCAAATACAGATCCGGGTGCGATCTGCAAGTCCCAGTCGGCTCCGCCAACTTCAAGCGAGCCATTTATGCGATAAAACTCGTGAAAGCGAAGCACCTCGATAGGGTCTGCTGGAGGTTCGGGAGGGTTGAAGGTTTGGGTCTCGGGAACCCAAATGTAATCGTCGTAGTCGCCCTCATGGGTGGCAAAGCGGTTCGCAAACGGCCCCCCGAACGCCCCGATGTCGCTGCGCGAGCCTTCGGGGTCGAGAATTTCTGGATCGCCCGTGTCGATGGCCTTGGAGATTCCAGTGTCTTGTTGCCCCTTAGGATTCCATATCAGATGATAGTCTCCTCCTTCAAAGTCGACAAATTTCAGATCGCTCCCAACAAGGCAGCCATCACCTTCGTCGGCGCCGCCCGCAAAGGAACCGCCCTGACCAATGTCGTTGAATGTTGAATAATGAACCTCTCCCTCGGCATCACCAAGACCTCGCATCCCCGACCAACAATCGACAACTGTATTATTCCGAATGTCGCACCACCATGGTTCCTGATCACCGCCGTTTAGAGCAATGCCGGCGCCTCCCTCGGTAGAATAGCCTACTATGAGATTGTTGCGGATAATCGCATCGGGCGAGAACCAATTCAAGACTCCAGAAACTCCTCGCGCGTTTTCCGTCGCCTCGATGATGTTGTTGGCGATAGTGCCTGACCAGCCGTTTGCACCCTCTTCAACCCATATTGCGGGTTCGAAAGCACCAACGATCCGGTTATTGCGTAGAACTTCATTAAGATAACCCGGATCGTCTTCGCTAGGTGAATTCTGGCACCATATCCCGCCATTGCCATCTACAATCACATTGCCTTGAAACCAATACACCCCTCCCCAAAACGCCGCAAAGCCAAGCGCGTTGACAGACTCCAATAAACACCCTTCGACGAAGACCTGCGCATTGTCACCCTCGAGCCCGCATATAATGGAGGTCCCTTGGACGCCCAGCGCATGAACAAAGCCTATGTAGTTCCCGCTCAGCATGCGGTTCCGCCATTGACCTTCAAGGTCAGTGCGAGGATCAGTCCTTATCGTTATCCCTCCCCAATTCTGCCCAGCGGCATCCAGCGTCACCATATTCCCCCGCTCACCCAAAGCCTGAATCCGGCCGATGGCGTCGTCAGA
This window contains:
- a CDS encoding DUF1565 domain-containing protein codes for the protein MLVAFCLMIRLAQATEVFITTDGSDRDGDGSEQRPWLTIAQALRELDGSAEDPLTIRLGSGTYSRSETGEQFPIRLESHCRIIGAGIGETILDAEGEGNGVRQAVILDSLINVHLEAFTITRGGDPNAEIGRDMNVLLGGGVKVAYSNAITLRRVRIENCVNNAGGGIYCGHSSRILFAECQFVRNEAKHWNSALRGGAGIFVKSVNDFEMSSCAILDNRIDDVAIWTGSGGIIDLCSDVRVIGSEISGNRLRGGYDGPNYAAGLAVGAANRLLICNNQFRDNRFTDSFGLGVTAGLGVALFVSGGTNVQIFDNTFIDNYIESIEYSGYSLYLVAEQFSFTRNLVVSGRPANTSALMLWPSWEEVGVIAQNNFMDDGIFLVGWEGAQGNGPPTINFGGGEGWGNNLQYLVGIRRVPIRHRYNAMWNYWGEDADPIHDPRVVNPAPDTAFFVEPFVHNPVQITEDICYSAFNQGYYQITGSDGDSIRGGLMLANLSPTEVDIGIRGTFINAIAFAPALLQTNLDYLETAFLAFYFIPDTFGIYRDTLELTINIDGEEELRRLPIEGRYLSNGVLDDSLPSVPFELWSRCYPNPFNSLTFIQFSVIRSEKVSLSIYDASGRRLIYRSLGDFNPGIHTVAFSGIELPTGIYLYSLGISPSARFGSFEILK
- a CDS encoding right-handed parallel beta-helix repeat-containing protein; its protein translation is MKPPNNHPLKRRTTMERLNTNLIIALCVIILSLVAVNDSWGQAVTEEDIYRALANPANNGIYTVPNNTEFAGNIQFPPEFDDGWQDPPDRLDDIVYTISFAAGITATFQGSLTITVNESDDAIGRIQALGERGNMVTLDAAGQNWGGITIRTDPRTDLEGQWRNRMLSGNYIGFVHALGVQGTSIICGLEGDNAQVFVEGCLLESVNALGFAAFWGGVYWFQGNVIVDGNGGIWCQNSPSEDDPGYLNEVLRNNRIVGAFEPAIWVEEGANGWSGTIANNIIEATENARGVSGVLNWFSPDAIIRNNLIVGYSTEGGAGIALNGGDQEPWWCDIRNNTVVDCWSGMRGLGDAEGEVHYSTFNDIGQGGSFAGGADEGDGCLVGSDLKFVDFEGGDYHLIWNPKGQQDTGISKAIDTGDPEILDPEGSRSDIGAFGGPFANRFATHEGDYDDYIWVPETQTFNPPEPPADPIEVLRFHEFYRINGSLEVGGADWDLQIAPGSVFEFINGDFFVANVGNNILGNNEGILIGDLEGDPEQISFVCARFI